In a single window of the Rhopalosiphum padi isolate XX-2018 chromosome 1, ASM2088224v1, whole genome shotgun sequence genome:
- the LOC132931589 gene encoding mediator of RNA polymerase II transcription subunit 24 isoform X2 — protein MEPSKVTSKTSSLKSLVLKAWGERWTEIQWGISIKSVLPRGVSGDVYNLADIILSQALVGSYPNELVLSYLRHSLNCQLVSYAAILQRISKYDKFQKRSCVIILLDFLESTLHGITCRGKPEESVLAVALLSLVDWLLTCVRSGHVPKDGTTNRLEDRIANKSIQILEYLLNNDFVFAMLYLAKHDDAELYLVIVNKCQEISQDVQNSMDTNIPHVHNVLIQLCNIEFKNSTKLTAMESVTTYNEPITYVLQPLLAIRVMLNPTTETQVLVDKLKMIRQIKGYSNPRLYCELIRACLMCLRDSLSKEDHGPQWGAFTFIKLPHIIKHLCEDSKSFKASEEVIQGFEMLLEMFPLLDFIDSHTACSCIELLLNELVKLDFVTENQCSSIIARRASVVSTLSSPNPPSNVLTIIMRTEPTLQRMLRTLDSDYSKIQEALVSVLSQVLAGNSLELILAAASVEGKLRMFVSKVIKFNEFSKQINLQDGAKSVRTNAVLFDMTFLMLCFITQKYGYQSIFLDGGNDTFFEKWCRQCMVELGNPKSHETMMGECDPSKVEALLTAIDNGEDLINCDTSWDQICISIIGATHDVLVAWENSTLSSNDVKRILDSMRSSMFCLPICAAAWLCSYMQVLHQDALLKPLNMVQQLLNVLPETEESQDNYSKCRQVLMCQIIRKMQQDLNPPTMPSKPSHSIISKDSILEQLIPIWESILEEGWLNVKAAQKLKTTLFTAGSDWFVNNLIKEMMKLQYRDELEKAVDLLFAIFHFDIEFCTLALLELMPQYLFNPDINVELIEPQQTALAKLCSYCIYASVELQQNSIVKNEVHKTTNNMDIDIDNSWPPNKIMRLDNGDCDSSGTGINGILLKALVALFRRIAVVASRHEQLCRETHFVLRLLEQLVMCGRGSSQIILRHLPPTLLPNLIRCVPDLFTVDLILNLYDLNWPSGRKAATSDLCLLQKTRCAKNTD, from the exons GTTCTGCCCAGAGGAGTTAGTGGAGATGTCTATAATTTGgccgacataatattatcacaagCGCTAGTTGGTTCTTATCCCAATGAACTTGTACTTTCTTATTTAAGACATTCGCTAAACTGCCAA cttgTGTCTTATGCAGCTATCCTTCAGCGGATAAGTAAATATGATAAGTTTCAAAAAAGGtcatgtgttattattttacttgattttcTTGAATCTACACTT catggAATAACATGTCGAGGGAAACCAGAGGAGAGTGTGCTAGCTGTAGCATTATTGTCGTTAGTTGATTGGCTGTTAACATGTGTTCGTAGTGGACATGTACCTAAAGACGGGACCACCAATCGTCTTGAAGATCGTATTGCAAACAAATCTATTCAAATTTTAgaatatcttttaaataatgattttgtatttGCTATGCTTTATTTGGCAAAGCATGATGATGCTG aactGTATTTGGTCATTGTAAATAAGTGTCAAGAAATTAGTCAAGATGTGCAAAATTCAATGGACACAAATATTCCACATGTGCAcaatgttttaat ACAATTAtgcaatattgaatttaaaaattcgacAAAACTTACAGCAATGGAATCAGTAACAACTTATAATGAACCAATTACTTATGTATTACAACCATTGTTAGCCATTAGAGTGATGTTGAACCCTACAACAGAGACTCAAGTATTAGtggacaaattaaaaatgattcgtcaaattaaa GGTTACAGTAATCCACGGTTATACTGTGAACTTATCCGTGCTTGTCTTATGTGTTTGCGAGATTCTTTAAGTAAAGAAGACCACGGACCACAGTGGGGtgcatttacatttataaagcTGCCACACATCATAAAACATCTCTGTGAGGACTCCAAAAGTTTCAAAGCGTCTGAAGAAGTAATTCAAGGTTTTGAGATGCTATTGGAGATGTTTCCATTGCTAGATTTCATCGATTCACATACAGCCTGCAGCTGTATAGAACTTCTACTCAATGAATTAGTGAAACTAGATTTTGTAACTGAAAATCAATGCAGTTCAATAATTGCTAGGAG AGCCAGTGTAGTTTCAACACTTAGCAGTCCGAATCCTCCCTCGAATGTTTTGACCATTATTATGAGAACTGAACCCACTTTACAAAGAATGCTTAGGACCTTAGATTCTGACTACTCAAAAATTCAG gaGGCTTTAGTTAGTGTGCTCAGTCAAGTACTCGCTGGAAACAGTTTAGAGTTAATCCTAGCAGCAGCATCAGTTGAGGGAAAATTGCGCATGTTTGTCtctaaagtaataaaatttaatgaattcagCAAGCAAATTAATCTACAAGATGGTGCTAAATCTGTACGCACTAATGCAGTATTGTTTGACATGACATTCTTGATGCTTTGttttataactcaaaaatatgGATATCAA tcAATTTTCCTTGATGGTGGTAacgatacattttttgaaaaatggtgCCGGCAGTGTATGGTTGAACTCGGAAATCCCAAATCACATGAAACTATGATGGGTGAATGTGATCCAAGTAAAGTAGAAGCTCTATTAACTGCAATTGATAATGGAGAAGATTTAATAAATtg tGATACAAGTTGGGACCAAATCTGCATATCTATAATTGGAGCCACACATGATGTTTTAGTTGCTTGGGAAAATTCCACATTGAGCAGTAATGATGTTAAACGTATTTTAGATTCAATGCGTTCATCAATGTTTTGTTTACCTATTTGTGCAGCAGCATGGCTCTGTTCTTACATGcag GTATTGCATCAAGACGCTTTGCTTAAACCGTTAAATATGGTACAACAGTTATTAAATGTTCTTCCAGAAACTGAAGAAAGTCAAGACAACTACTCTAaatg TCGTCAAGTATTGATGTGTCAAATTATACGCAAAATGCAGCAAGATTTGAATCCCCCGACAATGCCGTCCAAACCTTCGCACAg tattaTATCAAAAGACTCAATCCTTGAACAACTTATTCCCATTTGGGAGAGTATTCTGGAAGAAGGTTGGTTAAATGTGAAAGCtgctcaaaaattaaaaacaacattatttacAGCTGGATCAGATTGgtttgtaaacaatttaatcaag GAAATGATGAAGTTACAGTATCGTGATGAATTAGAAAAAGCTGTTGACTTATTATTTGCCATATTTCATTTTGATATTGAATTCTGTACACTTGCATTATTAGAACTGATGCCTCAGTACCTGTTTAACCCAGATAT aAATGTAGAGTTAATTGAGCCTCAACAGACTGCCCTGGCTAAATTGTGTTCATATTGCATTTACGCATCAGTTGAATTGCAGCAAAACAGTATAGTAAAAAATGAAGTTCATAAAACAACTAACAACATGGACATT gatATTGACAATTCATGGCCACCAAATAAAATTATGCGCTTGGATAATGGAGATTGTGATTCTAGTGGTACCGGTATAAATGGAATACTATTAAAAGCGCTTGTGGCTCTGTTTCGTCGCATTGCTGTTGTTGCTTCAAGACATGAACAATTGTGCAGAGAAACCCATTTTGTGTTAAGATTACTTGAACAACTTGTTATGTGTGGACGAGGATCATCACAAATTATTCTCAGACATTTGCCACCAACTCTg TTGCCAAATTTGATACGTTGCGTTCCGGATTTATTTACTGTAGATTTGATTTTGAACCTATATGATTTGAATTGGCCATCTGGCCGTAAAGCTGCCACTAGTGATTTGTGTCTATTGCAGAAGACTCGTTGTGCAAAAAATACAGA ttaa
- the LOC132931589 gene encoding mediator of RNA polymerase II transcription subunit 24 isoform X1: MEPSKVTSKTSSLKSLVLKAWGERWTEIQWGISIKSVLPRGVSGDVYNLADIILSQALVGSYPNELVLSYLRHSLNCQLVSYAAILQRISKYDKFQKRSCVIILLDFLESTLHGITCRGKPEESVLAVALLSLVDWLLTCVRSGHVPKDGTTNRLEDRIANKSIQILEYLLNNDFVFAMLYLAKHDDAELYLVIVNKCQEISQDVQNSMDTNIPHVHNVLIQLCNIEFKNSTKLTAMESVTTYNEPITYVLQPLLAIRVMLNPTTETQVLVDKLKMIRQIKGYSNPRLYCELIRACLMCLRDSLSKEDHGPQWGAFTFIKLPHIIKHLCEDSKSFKASEEVIQGFEMLLEMFPLLDFIDSHTACSCIELLLNELVKLDFVTENQCSSIIARRASVVSTLSSPNPPSNVLTIIMRTEPTLQRMLRTLDSDYSKIQEALVSVLSQVLAGNSLELILAAASVEGKLRMFVSKVIKFNEFSKQINLQDGAKSVRTNAVLFDMTFLMLCFITQKYGYQSIFLDGGNDTFFEKWCRQCMVELGNPKSHETMMGECDPSKVEALLTAIDNGEDLINCDTSWDQICISIIGATHDVLVAWENSTLSSNDVKRILDSMRSSMFCLPICAAAWLCSYMQVLHQDALLKPLNMVQQLLNVLPETEESQDNYSKCRQVLMCQIIRKMQQDLNPPTMPSKPSHSIISKDSILEQLIPIWESILEEGWLNVKAAQKLKTTLFTAGSDWFVNNLIKEMMKLQYRDELEKAVDLLFAIFHFDIEFCTLALLELMPQYLFNPDINVELIEPQQTALAKLCSYCIYASVELQQNSIVKNEVHKTTNNMDIDIDNSWPPNKIMRLDNGDCDSSGTGINGILLKALVALFRRIAVVASRHEQLCRETHFVLRLLEQLVMCGRGSSQIILRHLPPTLLPNLIRCVPDLFTVDLILNLYDLNWPSGRKAATSDLCLLQKTRCAKNTECL; this comes from the exons GTTCTGCCCAGAGGAGTTAGTGGAGATGTCTATAATTTGgccgacataatattatcacaagCGCTAGTTGGTTCTTATCCCAATGAACTTGTACTTTCTTATTTAAGACATTCGCTAAACTGCCAA cttgTGTCTTATGCAGCTATCCTTCAGCGGATAAGTAAATATGATAAGTTTCAAAAAAGGtcatgtgttattattttacttgattttcTTGAATCTACACTT catggAATAACATGTCGAGGGAAACCAGAGGAGAGTGTGCTAGCTGTAGCATTATTGTCGTTAGTTGATTGGCTGTTAACATGTGTTCGTAGTGGACATGTACCTAAAGACGGGACCACCAATCGTCTTGAAGATCGTATTGCAAACAAATCTATTCAAATTTTAgaatatcttttaaataatgattttgtatttGCTATGCTTTATTTGGCAAAGCATGATGATGCTG aactGTATTTGGTCATTGTAAATAAGTGTCAAGAAATTAGTCAAGATGTGCAAAATTCAATGGACACAAATATTCCACATGTGCAcaatgttttaat ACAATTAtgcaatattgaatttaaaaattcgacAAAACTTACAGCAATGGAATCAGTAACAACTTATAATGAACCAATTACTTATGTATTACAACCATTGTTAGCCATTAGAGTGATGTTGAACCCTACAACAGAGACTCAAGTATTAGtggacaaattaaaaatgattcgtcaaattaaa GGTTACAGTAATCCACGGTTATACTGTGAACTTATCCGTGCTTGTCTTATGTGTTTGCGAGATTCTTTAAGTAAAGAAGACCACGGACCACAGTGGGGtgcatttacatttataaagcTGCCACACATCATAAAACATCTCTGTGAGGACTCCAAAAGTTTCAAAGCGTCTGAAGAAGTAATTCAAGGTTTTGAGATGCTATTGGAGATGTTTCCATTGCTAGATTTCATCGATTCACATACAGCCTGCAGCTGTATAGAACTTCTACTCAATGAATTAGTGAAACTAGATTTTGTAACTGAAAATCAATGCAGTTCAATAATTGCTAGGAG AGCCAGTGTAGTTTCAACACTTAGCAGTCCGAATCCTCCCTCGAATGTTTTGACCATTATTATGAGAACTGAACCCACTTTACAAAGAATGCTTAGGACCTTAGATTCTGACTACTCAAAAATTCAG gaGGCTTTAGTTAGTGTGCTCAGTCAAGTACTCGCTGGAAACAGTTTAGAGTTAATCCTAGCAGCAGCATCAGTTGAGGGAAAATTGCGCATGTTTGTCtctaaagtaataaaatttaatgaattcagCAAGCAAATTAATCTACAAGATGGTGCTAAATCTGTACGCACTAATGCAGTATTGTTTGACATGACATTCTTGATGCTTTGttttataactcaaaaatatgGATATCAA tcAATTTTCCTTGATGGTGGTAacgatacattttttgaaaaatggtgCCGGCAGTGTATGGTTGAACTCGGAAATCCCAAATCACATGAAACTATGATGGGTGAATGTGATCCAAGTAAAGTAGAAGCTCTATTAACTGCAATTGATAATGGAGAAGATTTAATAAATtg tGATACAAGTTGGGACCAAATCTGCATATCTATAATTGGAGCCACACATGATGTTTTAGTTGCTTGGGAAAATTCCACATTGAGCAGTAATGATGTTAAACGTATTTTAGATTCAATGCGTTCATCAATGTTTTGTTTACCTATTTGTGCAGCAGCATGGCTCTGTTCTTACATGcag GTATTGCATCAAGACGCTTTGCTTAAACCGTTAAATATGGTACAACAGTTATTAAATGTTCTTCCAGAAACTGAAGAAAGTCAAGACAACTACTCTAaatg TCGTCAAGTATTGATGTGTCAAATTATACGCAAAATGCAGCAAGATTTGAATCCCCCGACAATGCCGTCCAAACCTTCGCACAg tattaTATCAAAAGACTCAATCCTTGAACAACTTATTCCCATTTGGGAGAGTATTCTGGAAGAAGGTTGGTTAAATGTGAAAGCtgctcaaaaattaaaaacaacattatttacAGCTGGATCAGATTGgtttgtaaacaatttaatcaag GAAATGATGAAGTTACAGTATCGTGATGAATTAGAAAAAGCTGTTGACTTATTATTTGCCATATTTCATTTTGATATTGAATTCTGTACACTTGCATTATTAGAACTGATGCCTCAGTACCTGTTTAACCCAGATAT aAATGTAGAGTTAATTGAGCCTCAACAGACTGCCCTGGCTAAATTGTGTTCATATTGCATTTACGCATCAGTTGAATTGCAGCAAAACAGTATAGTAAAAAATGAAGTTCATAAAACAACTAACAACATGGACATT gatATTGACAATTCATGGCCACCAAATAAAATTATGCGCTTGGATAATGGAGATTGTGATTCTAGTGGTACCGGTATAAATGGAATACTATTAAAAGCGCTTGTGGCTCTGTTTCGTCGCATTGCTGTTGTTGCTTCAAGACATGAACAATTGTGCAGAGAAACCCATTTTGTGTTAAGATTACTTGAACAACTTGTTATGTGTGGACGAGGATCATCACAAATTATTCTCAGACATTTGCCACCAACTCTg TTGCCAAATTTGATACGTTGCGTTCCGGATTTATTTACTGTAGATTTGATTTTGAACCTATATGATTTGAATTGGCCATCTGGCCGTAAAGCTGCCACTAGTGATTTGTGTCTATTGCAGAAGACTCGTTGTGCAAAAAATACAGA ATGCTTGTAA